A stretch of DNA from Endozoicomonas sp. 8E:
GTGGAGCGAAGCCGTAATACCGGACTGGTGCAGCAAGTTGTTGACCGGTTTAATGCTTGCGAGGATCTTATCGTTACCATTCCTCCCGAGGGAACGCGCAGCAAGGTAGGCCAATGGAAAAGTGGTTTTTACCATGTTGCGGTTGGAGCCGGTGTCCCCATTGCTCTGGGGTTTCTGGATTTTAAAACCAGAGTGGGAGGTTTCGGCCCCATGTTCTTCCCTTCGGATAACTATGAGAGTGACCTGAAAAAAATTCAGCACTTCTACCAGGGGATGACGGGCAAAAGGCCCCATAGGTTCTGAAGGGAGCCAACAGTGTTCTTCGCGCGTTTTGCTTAGCTGAGTTAATGGCTGCAAATAATAGCGAGTAGTTATAAATCCTGCTCCCCTATCGGCTAAATGCAGGCAGGGTGCTTGAAATACAGCTATCTATGTTGAGCGAATAGCGATAGAATAACCGGCCTTTTGTGGGAGGGCTGTTAACAAGTCCTCCCAGGGAGACTGGCTGAGAATGCTCTGTAAGCGTTCCCGGGCTGCCTCCCAAATGTCCTGGTACTCCGTTTACCTCTGTGATCGGTTTGCATACTGAACTCTCATCGGATGCCGATCCTGTCAGTTCTTTCGAGATCTTCAACGAAGTCATGGACACCCAACTGCCATGAGTGAGAAGGCCGCTGCCTGTTTGTGAACCCAGTGGCCGGAACATGGTTAATAATCACTGCGCGTTACGAAAAGGACCGTGCGGTGGATCAGTGTACATGGGAGCCTGTTTGCAGGCTCAGGTCGCAAGATCCGGAAAGAACGATCAACGTTTTCATTGAATTATTCAAGCTAATCAATCACTTGTCTGACTCTCTGAAATCTGTCCTGTTCCACAGAACATGATGACCGACTTTCTACTCGCGACTGGCCCATGGGTGATTCTCACGGCTTAAGACCGGCACTACCCTGTCGGCTGCCTGTCAGAGTATCTAGGAGGCTGACCGAGAATAGACTGCCCTACGCGGCAACTGCTCCTGCGTTGCACTAGCTCCTGCATCCATGCAGTCGTGCGGCGGCAGCAAATTGGTCTGAAAATTTTCTGCCGTCCTCGCTACGGGGTCGCCTGGATGGGCGCTATTCTCAGTCAGCCTCCTGGAGGGAGAACACTGATCGTATCAATGCCTAATTTTTGGAGTACTTGATGTCTGACGACACAACCCCTACTGAGTCAATGATTACTTTCGCTGAACTGCCTCTTTCCCCGGCAGTCATCAAGGCGGTACAGGATGTCGGTTATGAAACACCTTCTCCTATTCAGGCTCAGAGTATTCCCCGGATTCTAGAGGGCAGAGACCTACTGGGTCTGGCTCAGACCGGTACCGGCAAAACTGCCGCTTTTGCCCTGCCTATGCTTTCCAGGCTGGACATGAAGGCCAACGATCCTCAGGTTCTGGTGCTGACACCTACGCGCGAACTGGCCATTCAAGTGGCTGAAGCTTTCCAGCGTTACGCGCGTCATATGAAGGGCTTTCACGTACTGCCGGTTTACGGTGGTCAGGATATGCGTGGTCAGCTGAGAGGCCTCAAGCGTGGTGCTCATGTTATTGTGGGTACGCCGGGTCGCGTCATGGACCACATTCGCAGAGAGAGCCTCAAGCTGGATGCTTTGAAAGCAGTTGTTCTGGATGAAGCCGATGAAATGCTGCGCATGGGCTTTGTCGATGACATTGAATGGATCATGGAACAGACACCAGAAGAGCGTCAGGTGGCCCTGTTCTCTGCCACTATGCCCAGACAGATTCGCAAGATTGCCGATACGCACCTGAAGAATCCTGCCACTGTTGAGATCAAGGCGAAAACCGCCACTGTTGATACCATCACCCAGAAAGTCTGCATGGTCAGCGGTTTCCACAAACTGGACGCACTGACGCGTATCCTTGAAGTCGAACCTTTTGATGCCATGATAATCTTCGTGCGCACCAAAACCGCAACCGTAGAGCTGGCTGAAAAGCTCGAAGCCAGAGGCTTTGCTGCTGCCGCATTGAATGGTGACATGAGCCAGGGACTGCGTGAAAAAGTGGTAGATCGACTGAAGAAAGGCTCTCTCGATATTCTGATCGCTACAGATGTTGCAGCCCGTGGTCTTGACGTTGAGCGAATGTCTCACGTTGTAAACTATGACATTCCATATGATACAGAAGCTTATGTTCACCGTATTGGTCGTACTGGCCGTGCAGGTCGTCAGGGTGTAGCTATTCTGTTTGCTACGCACCGTGAGCGTCGTATGTTGCGTGCTATTGAACACGCCACTCGCCAGCGCATCGAGACCATGCGTTTGCCGTCCATGCGTGATGTTCGGGATATGCGCATCCGTGCCTTCAAGGAAGAAGTGGTGAAATCCCTGGACATGGGCGAAGAGCTGGATGTATTCCGTGAAATCATTGCTGAGCTGCAAACTGAACATGCTCTGAGCCACGAAGACATGGCCGCTGTTCTCTGCTTTATGGCCCAGAAAGATCGGCCATTCCCGGATGGTAAAGAGCCTGAGCGTCCACAGCGTGAGCGACGCGATCGTGGGGACAGAGGCGATCGCGCTGACCGGGGTGAGCGCGGTGCGCGTCCCCGTCGTGATCGTAAAGAAGATAATGAAGGCATGGTTCGTTACCGTGTTGATGTAGGTCGCGATCAGGGCATTACCCCCGGAGATCTGGTCGGTGCGATTGCCAACGAAAGTAATATTTCTGGCAAGAACATCGGTCACATTCGCCTGTTTGACACCTGCTCTTCCGTCTATCTGCCAGAAGGTGTGGATGCTTCCACTCTGGATGCTCTGAAAAACGTCAAGGTCCGCAACAAGGCTCTGGATCTGAAAATCTGGGCTGATGACGGTCGTCCTGATAATAACCGTCCCCGTCGTGGCCGTGGTCGTGATGGCGAAGGTTTCAGAAGAGATCGTGACAATCGTGGCGGGGACAGGCGTCAGGGTTCTCGCAGGCCTCGTCGTGAAGCATAAGTCAATCATCTTTCCCTGATTATGAAAAAGCAGAAGTCCGGTACTTCTGCTTTTTTTGTGTGGAGCACAGCAAAAAGACGATTAACAGACCATTAAAGGGCAGTTAGACTGTCAGGAAACAAAAATTAAAGAGGCCTCGCTTATGCTGTACGTAGCATTTTCTGGTTCGAAAGGGCGAGGCGTCTTCACACGTAAAAAGATTGAGCGAGATACGGTCATCGAGCGTTGCCCTGTTCTTGAATTGCCCCCTGAAGATCTTGAACACATTGATCAAACGGCGATATTCAACTACTACTTCTCTTGGGGTGAGACAATGGATTCAGCCGCTATTGCTTTGGGGCTGGGTTCAATTTACAACCACTCTTATACACCCAACGCACTCTATCGATATGATATGGAAGACCGGGTGATTGAGTTCATTGCCATTAAAAAAATTCGACCCAATGAAGAGATAACAATTAATTACAACGGCTCACCGAATGATCAATCACCACTTTGGGAAGGTATTCAATGGGAGCCTTGAAAAGTGGACACTTGAATTCAGGCAGCATCGGTTAGGGTGATTGATTTATGTCGTGAATCATTTGGCTGCTACACTTAGTGATGTTTTACCTCGAGGTGGTCAGACAGATGAGTATCGGTCGATGTTCTACTGTTTGCTACTTCTTTGTCGTGTATAAGGCGGCGCTTCTATCCGGGTTAATGATGTCACTACATTCGTGGGTTTCATTTGGAAGCTGTATCTTTTATAGATCCGTATTCCGTATATAGCTCCGTATATAGCTCCGTATTTTGTGTCAGGCCTTGGTAATAAAGGTTTCTGGCGGTTTTCAATGAGCAGCTTCAAGGTTTATGCTCAGGCTTTTCTGCCGGGGCAGAAATCAAGAACCGTCTCACGTGAGGTATAAGGTAAAATCATGAGAACCATGGGCCGTTATGTTCTGGTGCTGGCAGCAGGAGGTTTTCTTGCTGCCTGTACTACACCGGACAAGAGTGTGGTGGTAACACCCACCGACGTTGAGGGTAAGACCTGGGTGCTGCGTTCCCTGAATGGCGTGCCACCGGTTAATGGCAAAAGAGTC
This window harbors:
- a CDS encoding lysophospholipid acyltransferase family protein, translating into MTHTIFDTPIINTLFRFISTLGLKLAGWKLSGKKPDARKYVLIAAPHTSNWDFILVIAIAFKFGVKISWMGKSSLFKGPMGPIMRWMGGIPVERSRNTGLVQQVVDRFNACEDLIVTIPPEGTRSKVGQWKSGFYHVAVGAGVPIALGFLDFKTRVGGFGPMFFPSDNYESDLKKIQHFYQGMTGKRPHRF
- a CDS encoding SET domain-containing protein; protein product: MLYVAFSGSKGRGVFTRKKIERDTVIERCPVLELPPEDLEHIDQTAIFNYYFSWGETMDSAAIALGLGSIYNHSYTPNALYRYDMEDRVIEFIAIKKIRPNEEITINYNGSPNDQSPLWEGIQWEP
- a CDS encoding DEAD/DEAH box helicase, with translation MSDDTTPTESMITFAELPLSPAVIKAVQDVGYETPSPIQAQSIPRILEGRDLLGLAQTGTGKTAAFALPMLSRLDMKANDPQVLVLTPTRELAIQVAEAFQRYARHMKGFHVLPVYGGQDMRGQLRGLKRGAHVIVGTPGRVMDHIRRESLKLDALKAVVLDEADEMLRMGFVDDIEWIMEQTPEERQVALFSATMPRQIRKIADTHLKNPATVEIKAKTATVDTITQKVCMVSGFHKLDALTRILEVEPFDAMIIFVRTKTATVELAEKLEARGFAAAALNGDMSQGLREKVVDRLKKGSLDILIATDVAARGLDVERMSHVVNYDIPYDTEAYVHRIGRTGRAGRQGVAILFATHRERRMLRAIEHATRQRIETMRLPSMRDVRDMRIRAFKEEVVKSLDMGEELDVFREIIAELQTEHALSHEDMAAVLCFMAQKDRPFPDGKEPERPQRERRDRGDRGDRADRGERGARPRRDRKEDNEGMVRYRVDVGRDQGITPGDLVGAIANESNISGKNIGHIRLFDTCSSVYLPEGVDASTLDALKNVKVRNKALDLKIWADDGRPDNNRPRRGRGRDGEGFRRDRDNRGGDRRQGSRRPRREA